A region from the Nitrospira sp. CR1.1 genome encodes:
- the dapB gene encoding 4-hydroxy-tetrahydrodipicolinate reductase, whose protein sequence is MIKVVVTGAAGRMGSRLVSLVKDSAFLTLAGAVESKGHHALGEDSGEVAGCGRTGVPIVEDLSSLMERGEVVVDFTTPAATLGHLRIVAQHRRGIVIGTTGFSPSELDELRSVSKQIPCVFSPNMSVGVNVIYKVIAEMAKTLGEDYDIEVIEAHHRLKKDAPSGTALKMAEVLARAVNRDLGQVGVYARKGLIGERKKGEIGIQTIRAGDIVGDHTVMFGTMGERIELTHRASSRDTFARGALRAARWVVKQPAGLYDMLDVLSLK, encoded by the coding sequence ATGATCAAGGTTGTTGTCACTGGGGCTGCGGGACGAATGGGCTCTCGTCTTGTGTCCTTGGTCAAAGATTCAGCATTTCTGACCCTGGCGGGAGCCGTGGAGAGTAAGGGCCATCATGCTTTAGGCGAAGACTCGGGGGAGGTCGCCGGCTGCGGGCGTACGGGGGTGCCGATCGTCGAAGATCTTTCAAGCCTGATGGAGCGAGGGGAAGTCGTCGTGGACTTTACGACTCCTGCAGCGACGCTCGGCCATTTAAGGATCGTGGCTCAGCATCGCCGGGGAATTGTGATTGGGACGACCGGATTTTCCCCGTCTGAATTGGACGAGCTTCGAAGCGTGAGTAAGCAGATCCCGTGTGTGTTCTCGCCCAATATGAGCGTGGGAGTCAACGTCATCTACAAGGTGATCGCGGAAATGGCGAAGACCCTTGGTGAGGACTATGACATCGAAGTGATTGAAGCGCACCATCGACTCAAAAAAGACGCCCCGAGCGGTACCGCTCTCAAAATGGCGGAAGTCCTGGCCCGGGCGGTCAACAGAGATCTTGGACAGGTCGGTGTGTATGCGCGCAAGGGACTGATTGGCGAGCGTAAAAAGGGAGAGATTGGTATTCAGACAATTCGAGCGGGCGACATTGTCGGAGACCACACGGTGATGTTTGGGACCATGGGCGAACGAATCGAGCTGACTCACCGTGCCAGCAGTCGGGATACATTTGCGCGAGGAGCGCTACGGGCGGCGCGATGGGTGGTGAAGCAGCCGGCCGGTCTCTATGACATGCTTGATGTTTTGAGTCTCAAATAG
- a CDS encoding 4-hydroxy-tetrahydrodipicolinate synthase has protein sequence MFTGSLIAIVTPFKNDKLDERALGDLIEWQIASGTHGIVPCGTTGESATLTHAEHDRVVAFTVEVVRRRVPVVAGTGSNSTEEAIALTKHAKAAGVDGALLITPYYNKPTQEGLFLHYKAVAESVDLPLVVYNIPGRTGVNMMPATIARLTVCPTVVAIKEGSGSVQQASEIIQLCGERLTVLAGDDALTLPMMAVGGKGVITVTANLVPTKMAQLVNAFRDGRLEAARAMHYELYPLFTALFYETNPIPVKEALHLMGRIAPEIRLPLCPMGNENKGKLLAVLKAAGLV, from the coding sequence ATGTTTACAGGGTCTTTGATTGCCATTGTCACGCCGTTTAAGAACGACAAACTGGATGAGCGCGCCCTCGGTGATCTCATCGAATGGCAAATTGCCAGCGGTACACACGGGATTGTTCCCTGCGGGACCACCGGTGAATCTGCCACACTGACACATGCCGAGCATGATCGTGTAGTGGCCTTCACTGTGGAAGTGGTCAGGCGTCGTGTGCCGGTGGTTGCGGGGACAGGATCCAATAGCACGGAAGAAGCGATTGCCCTGACGAAGCACGCAAAAGCAGCCGGTGTGGATGGGGCCCTGCTGATTACGCCGTATTATAACAAGCCTACCCAGGAAGGTCTGTTTCTGCATTATAAGGCGGTGGCCGAATCTGTCGACCTTCCGCTCGTTGTCTACAATATTCCCGGTCGAACCGGTGTGAACATGATGCCCGCCACCATCGCGCGCCTGACTGTCTGTCCGACGGTGGTTGCGATTAAGGAAGGAAGCGGTTCGGTTCAGCAGGCATCCGAAATCATTCAGCTCTGCGGGGAACGCCTGACCGTATTGGCTGGTGATGATGCTCTGACCCTGCCAATGATGGCGGTCGGCGGTAAGGGCGTCATTACGGTCACGGCCAATCTCGTTCCAACGAAGATGGCTCAGCTGGTCAATGCATTTCGCGATGGCCGACTCGAGGCCGCGCGCGCAATGCACTATGAGCTGTACCCTCTCTTTACGGCGTTGTTCTATGAGACCAACCCCATTCCTGTCAAAGAAGCATTACATCTGATGGGCAGGATCGCACCTGAGATACGGTTGCCGCTCTGCCCCATGGGAAATGAAAATAAGGGAAAACTGCTGGCTGTGCTAAAGGCCGCTGGCCTGGTGTAG
- the lysA gene encoding diaminopimelate decarboxylase — translation MHDFQYRNGELYCEDVPLSRIAKEVGTPCYVYSHHTLVRHFRVYDGAFKNIPHIVAFAMKANSNLAVLRLMAKEGSGVDIVSGGELFRALKAGVPASKIVFAGVGKKPEEIRDALSADILMFNVESSAELQAINEVAASMGVKARVALRINPDIDPKTHPYISTGLKKSKFGIAADRAMEEFKNAAAFSHIKVVGLHAHIGSQLTQVTPFVESLKKVLTMVQTLAEQGIPLRYVNIGGGLGITYSDETPPEPKDLAEAISPLVRDLKCVLIMEPGRVIVGNAGVMLTKVLYAKDGEAKRFLIVDAAMNDLIRPSLYDAYHDIRPVYEKVTHGAKKTVDVVGPVCESGDFLAKDRVMPAMGAGDLMAVMSAGAYGFVMSSNYNSRPRIPEVLVHEGQYHVIRSRESYEDLVRGEQVPEFLS, via the coding sequence ATGCACGACTTTCAATATCGGAATGGGGAACTGTATTGCGAAGATGTGCCGCTCTCGCGTATTGCGAAAGAGGTGGGCACGCCCTGTTATGTGTATAGCCATCACACGTTAGTCCGGCATTTCCGCGTCTACGACGGCGCCTTTAAAAACATCCCGCACATTGTCGCCTTTGCGATGAAGGCTAATTCGAACCTGGCGGTCCTTCGACTCATGGCGAAAGAGGGAAGCGGAGTCGACATCGTCTCGGGTGGGGAACTGTTTCGCGCTTTGAAGGCGGGCGTGCCGGCCTCGAAGATTGTGTTTGCGGGAGTGGGTAAAAAGCCGGAAGAAATTCGCGACGCTTTGAGCGCCGACATCCTCATGTTTAATGTCGAATCATCCGCGGAGTTACAGGCCATCAACGAGGTGGCGGCATCCATGGGGGTGAAGGCGCGGGTGGCGTTGCGGATCAATCCCGACATCGACCCGAAAACGCATCCCTACATTTCCACCGGCTTGAAAAAGAGCAAATTCGGAATTGCGGCCGATCGTGCAATGGAAGAATTCAAGAATGCTGCGGCGTTCAGCCATATCAAAGTGGTTGGGCTGCATGCACACATCGGATCTCAACTGACGCAAGTGACTCCGTTTGTCGAGTCGCTGAAGAAAGTGTTGACGATGGTCCAGACGCTGGCGGAACAAGGAATTCCCCTTCGATATGTCAATATCGGGGGTGGCTTAGGGATTACCTATTCCGATGAAACCCCTCCGGAACCCAAAGACCTGGCCGAGGCGATTTCTCCGCTCGTGCGCGATCTGAAATGCGTGCTGATCATGGAACCTGGCCGCGTGATTGTCGGGAATGCCGGGGTAATGCTCACAAAAGTGTTGTATGCCAAGGACGGCGAAGCCAAACGATTCCTGATCGTGGATGCGGCGATGAACGATTTGATCCGCCCCAGCCTGTATGATGCCTATCACGATATTCGACCGGTGTATGAGAAGGTGACGCATGGGGCGAAGAAGACCGTCGATGTCGTCGGACCCGTATGCGAATCGGGCGATTTTTTGGCGAAGGATAGGGTGATGCCGGCAATGGGCGCTGGTGATCTTATGGCCGTGATGAGCGCAGGCGCCTACGGATTTGTCATGTCCTCGAATTATAATTCTCGTCCTCGTATCCCGGAGGTCTTGGTGCACGAAGGGCAGTATCATGTAATTCGGTCGCGCGAAAGTTACGAGGACTTGGTGCGCGGCGAACAGGTGCCGGAGTTTCTTTCATAA